The Primulina eburnea isolate SZY01 chromosome 13, ASM2296580v1, whole genome shotgun sequence genome includes a region encoding these proteins:
- the LOC140808852 gene encoding uncharacterized protein isoform X2, whose protein sequence is MDFDEYEYLESTVENPEKDRLELKVNGNDGTVESEEKDLSRKLKRRNNDYDRDDSSHPSKRPRAGKNGTSNREKNRSSHHGSSSRDEEIEKDNNNLNLRNRDKEEVSEKERGRNRHRERERDRERDKENDRNRSKREYVLGYEGGTKREGERDRLRQSKRFLERHPDEQERENRDGQHSADKDNKERRFDREFAGRDRDMRYIEFYDVMSVPMAIALCGQPLLGQPVMVKPSEAEKNLVQSTSVASGESGLGTYSGGAKRLYVGNLPVTIKEDQLRQVFEPFGAVELLQMPTDLGTGNCKGYAFIQFARIEDANAAQNLNGELEIAGRVIKVSAVTEQSGIQNAGANITDLDDDDGSGLSLNAQSRALLMQKLDRTGTVSSRGLSLPSAPLGLSSAHGPPGLAAAVLSIPAVTGPSIDPVGVPSECLLLKNMFDTQSEAETNFDLDVKEDVQDECSKFGKLKHIYVDKDSAGCVFLRFENTQSSTAAQRALHGRWFAGKMITASFMVPHDYEAKFPDNS, encoded by the exons ATGGATTTTGATGAATACGAGTATTTGGAAAGTACTGTTGAAAATCCAGAGAAGGATCGGTTGGAGCTTAAGGTGAATGGCAATGATGGTACAGTTGAGTCTGAAGAGAAAGATCTGAGTCGGAAGCTGAAGCGAAGAAATAATGATTATGATCGTGATGATTCTAGTCACCCATCTAAGCGTCCTAGGGCAGGGAAAAATGGGACTTCTAATCGTGAGAAAAATAGGAGTTCTCATCATGGTTCATCTTCAAGAGATGAAGAGATTGAGAAAGACAATAATAATCTGAATCTCAGAAACAGGGATAAGGAGGAAGTGAGTGAGAAAGAGAGAGGCAGGAACAGACACCGTGAAAGAGAAAGAGATAGGGAGAGAGACAAGGAAAATGATCGGAACAGGAGCAAAAGAGAATATGTCCTAGGCTATGAAGGGGGAACTAAAAGGGAAGGAGAGCGAGATAGGTTGAGGCAGAGCAAGAGATTTTTAGAGAGGCATCCAGATGAGCAGGAAAGGGAGAATAGGGATGGTCAACATAGTGCGGATAAAGATAATAAGGAAAGACGTTTTGATAGAGAATTTGCAGGTCGAGATCGTGACATGAG ATACATTGAATTTTATGATGTCATGTCAGTTCCCATGGCTATAGCTCTCTGTGGCCAGCCTCTTCTTGGCCAGCCAGTGATGGTTAAACCATCAGAGGCTGAAAAGAATCTTGTTCAATCTACTTCCGTTGCTTCTGGTGAAAGTGGACTTGGTACATATTCAGGGGGAGCTAAAAGGCTGTATGTTGGCAATCTGCCAGTCACTATCAAAGAAGATCAGCTTCGCCAG GTGTTTGAACCTTTTGGAGCTGTTGAACTGTTGCAGATGCCCACTGACTTAGGGACTGGGAATTGCAAGGGTTACGCATTTATACAG TTTGCACGTATAGAAGATGCAAATGCTGCTCAAAATCTAAACGGGGAACTGGAGATTGCAGGTCGAGTAATCAAG GTTTCTGCTGTCACGGAACAATCTGGTATCCAAAACGCTGGGGCAAATATTACTGATCTTGATGATGACGATGGCAGTGGCTTG TCCTTAAATGCACAGTCTCGAGCGCTTCTCATGCAGAAATTGGACCGCACCGGAACTGTATCAAG CCGTGGCCTTTCCTTACCATCGGCACCACTCGGATTATCTTCTGCTCATGGGCCTCCTGGTTTGGCTGCTGCAGTTCTTTCTATTCCTGCTGTTACAGGTCCATCTATAGATCCTGTTGGTGTTCCCAGTGAATGTTTGTTGCTGAAGAACATGTTTGACACACAATCTGAG GCTGAGACAAACTTTGATCTGGATGTAAAGGAAGACGTGCAGGATGAATGttcaaagtttggaaaattaaaGCATATTTATGTAGACAA GGATTCTGCTGGATGTGTATTCCTGAGGTTCGAAAATACTCAATCTTCAACTGCTGCACAACGAGCACTCCACGGTAGATGGTTTGCTGGAAAGATGATCACCGCCTCATTTATG GTTCCACATGATTACGAGGCTAAATTCCCTGATAACAGCTAG
- the LOC140808851 gene encoding uncharacterized protein codes for MSMAFWTTARQSKPKFHIFSKELNRCYTLNQVPSNIVNRCISSRTLIPGLNNPNFVFRNSQLELLYSARFFAAPPQANQKKEDVTSGPRLNEQITSQFIRLVSGEDHKVISRFDALGLAKNLKLDLVEVDRFAKPPVCKILDFKKEKYLRQMKDKERAKSKSELKSGAFKEVRFAAKIKQKDLQMKADMVKRLMESGHRVKCTAIEPTGDVDLETLLSRFSALLKDVAVEESKPKVEKKQAFVVVRHVKFGPSKKSSGKKATKASESTRNSSLMDSGSAPTARSPLEENGDMVETGLEIGEVPDSEELLDEDAQTNESEWAVFHGAEDFDTVFEIEDEAHDLPRNEQSGIATSPSSSDTSSRPVLESARSHAASYMSTEVPKQGIANRYSRDSSSGISTSDSDTRSSPSNDPRIPTQGKSQFSMNTSHQMRKPPRLEVPSEETSKQPSSRSGVRYSPFSSYDTAAQNPMNGAFKVPQQGKQPQVYTDVSPKFRTPVQVGVPANEFSRQDLSHSSIPSSSTKSFGIFSSQPVDTMPESTPEETNRYSKRNPSDSARSRSTTVVSPCRNPPAPEGRGGRFSTDSSSTLIPNNNESRAETQG; via the exons ATGAGCATGGCGTTTTGGACAACGGCGAGGCAGTCAAAACCTAAATTTCACATTTTCTCGAAAGAATTAAATAGATGCTATACTTTGAATCAAGTTCCATCTAACATCGTCAATCGATGCATTTCTTCGAGAACGTTAATTCCGGGGTTGAACAACCCTAATTTCGTCTTCCGGAATAGTCAATTGGAGCTTCTCTATAGCGCTAGATTCTTTGCAGCGCCTCCTCAG GCTAATCAGAAGAAGGAAGATGTCACAAGTGGGCCTAGGTTGAATGAGCAAATCACAAGTCAGTTTATTAGGCTTGTTTCTGGTGAAG ATCACAAAGTAATTTCAAGGTTCGATGCACTTGGACTAGCTAAAAACCTTAAGCTGGATTTAGTTGAG GTTGATAGATTTGCAAAACCACCTGTTTGCAAAATTTTGGACTTTAAAAAAGAAAAGTACCTTCGACAAATGAAGGACAAAGAACGTGCCAAGAGCAAG TCTGAGCTTAAGAGTGGAGCATTTAAAGAAGTTCGATTTGCTGCTAAAATT AAACAAAAAGACCTTCAGATGAAAGCAGATATGGTCAAGAGACTTATGGAAAGCGGTCATCGAGTCAAG TGCACTGCAATTGAGCCTACGGGGGATGTTGACTTGGAAACATTGCTATCTCGTTTTTCTGCTTTG CTAAAAGATGTTGCCGTTGAGGAAAGTAAACCAAAAGTTGAAAAGAAGCAGGCATTCGTGGTTGTGAGGCACGTCAAGTTTGGTCCTTCTAAAAAAAGCTCTGGAAAGAAAGCTACCAAAGCTTCTGAATCAACAAGAAACTCTTCATTAATGGATAGTGGGTCTGCGCCGACTGCAAGATCTCCTTTGGAAGAAAACGGGGATATGGTGGAAACTGGCTTGGAAATTGGGGAGGTACCAGATTCTGAAGAATTGTTGGATGAAGATGCTCAGACCAACGAATCTGAATGGGCTGTTTTTCATGGTGCTGAAGATTTCGAcacagtttttgaaattgagGATGAAGCGCATGACCTGCCCAGAAACGAACAATCAGGAATTGCAACATCACCCTCTTCTTCAGATACTAGCTCTAGACCTGTACTGGAGTCTGCACGATCCCATGCAGCCTCTTATATGTCCACGGAGGTTCCAAAGCAAGGCATAGCTAATAGATACTCGAGAGATTCAAGCTCTGGAATATCTACAAGTGACAGTGATACAAGGAGCTCCCCTAGTAACGATCCTCGGATTCCAACTCAAGGAAAGTCTCAATTCAGTATGAACACGTCACATCAAATGAGAAAACCTCCGCGACTTGAGGTCCCTTCTGAAGAAACATCCAAGCAACCTTCTTCTCGTTCAGGCGTTCGGTATTCTCCATTCAGTTCTTATGACACCGCTGCACAGAACCCAATGAATGGAGCCTTCAAGGTTCCACAACAAGGAAAACAGCCACAAGTTTATACAGATGTATCACCAAAATTCAGAACACCGGTGCAAGTTGGCGTTCCTGCTAATGAATTTTCCAGGCAAGATTTGTCTCATTCAAGCATTCCCAGTTCATCAACAAAAAGTTTCGGTATTTTTAGTTCGCAGCCAGTAGATACCATGCCAGAAAGCACACCAGAagaaactaatagatatagtaAAAGAAATCCTTCTGATTCTGCAAGAAGTCGAAGCACAACAGTTGTATCTCCTTGCAGAAATCCTCCTGCTCCAGAAGGGAGAGGGGGAAGATTCAGTACAGATAGTAGCTCAACTTTGATTCCGAACAATAACGAAAGCCGGGCAGAAACTCAGGGATGA
- the LOC140808852 gene encoding uncharacterized protein isoform X1: MDFDEYEYLESTVENPEKDRLELKVNGNDGTVESEEKDLSRKLKRRNNDYDRDDSSHPSKRPRAGKNGTSNREKNRSSHHGSSSRDEEIEKDNNNLNLRNRDKEEVSEKERGRNRHRERERDRERDKENDRNRSKREYVLGYEGGTKREGERDRLRQSKRFLERHPDEQERENRDGQHSADKDNKERRFDREFAGRDRDMRRYKEKKEEGAVADPERDQRTVFAYQISLKASERDVYDFFSRAGKVRDVQLILDRNSRRSKGFGYIEFYDVMSVPMAIALCGQPLLGQPVMVKPSEAEKNLVQSTSVASGESGLGTYSGGAKRLYVGNLPVTIKEDQLRQVFEPFGAVELLQMPTDLGTGNCKGYAFIQFARIEDANAAQNLNGELEIAGRVIKVSAVTEQSGIQNAGANITDLDDDDGSGLSLNAQSRALLMQKLDRTGTVSSRGLSLPSAPLGLSSAHGPPGLAAAVLSIPAVTGPSIDPVGVPSECLLLKNMFDTQSEAETNFDLDVKEDVQDECSKFGKLKHIYVDKDSAGCVFLRFENTQSSTAAQRALHGRWFAGKMITASFMVPHDYEAKFPDNS; the protein is encoded by the exons ATGGATTTTGATGAATACGAGTATTTGGAAAGTACTGTTGAAAATCCAGAGAAGGATCGGTTGGAGCTTAAGGTGAATGGCAATGATGGTACAGTTGAGTCTGAAGAGAAAGATCTGAGTCGGAAGCTGAAGCGAAGAAATAATGATTATGATCGTGATGATTCTAGTCACCCATCTAAGCGTCCTAGGGCAGGGAAAAATGGGACTTCTAATCGTGAGAAAAATAGGAGTTCTCATCATGGTTCATCTTCAAGAGATGAAGAGATTGAGAAAGACAATAATAATCTGAATCTCAGAAACAGGGATAAGGAGGAAGTGAGTGAGAAAGAGAGAGGCAGGAACAGACACCGTGAAAGAGAAAGAGATAGGGAGAGAGACAAGGAAAATGATCGGAACAGGAGCAAAAGAGAATATGTCCTAGGCTATGAAGGGGGAACTAAAAGGGAAGGAGAGCGAGATAGGTTGAGGCAGAGCAAGAGATTTTTAGAGAGGCATCCAGATGAGCAGGAAAGGGAGAATAGGGATGGTCAACATAGTGCGGATAAAGATAATAAGGAAAGACGTTTTGATAGAGAATTTGCAGGTCGAGATCGTGACATGAG AAGATACAAAGAGAAAAAAGAGGAAGGGGCAGTAGCTGATCCTGAACGAGATCAAAGAACGGTTTTTGCTTACCAG ATCTCTTTGAAGGCAAGTGAAAGAGACGTCTATGATTTCTTCTCTAGGGCTGGCAAG GTCAGAGATGTACAACTAATATTGGATCGCAATTCCAGACGCTCCAAAGGATTTGG ATACATTGAATTTTATGATGTCATGTCAGTTCCCATGGCTATAGCTCTCTGTGGCCAGCCTCTTCTTGGCCAGCCAGTGATGGTTAAACCATCAGAGGCTGAAAAGAATCTTGTTCAATCTACTTCCGTTGCTTCTGGTGAAAGTGGACTTGGTACATATTCAGGGGGAGCTAAAAGGCTGTATGTTGGCAATCTGCCAGTCACTATCAAAGAAGATCAGCTTCGCCAG GTGTTTGAACCTTTTGGAGCTGTTGAACTGTTGCAGATGCCCACTGACTTAGGGACTGGGAATTGCAAGGGTTACGCATTTATACAG TTTGCACGTATAGAAGATGCAAATGCTGCTCAAAATCTAAACGGGGAACTGGAGATTGCAGGTCGAGTAATCAAG GTTTCTGCTGTCACGGAACAATCTGGTATCCAAAACGCTGGGGCAAATATTACTGATCTTGATGATGACGATGGCAGTGGCTTG TCCTTAAATGCACAGTCTCGAGCGCTTCTCATGCAGAAATTGGACCGCACCGGAACTGTATCAAG CCGTGGCCTTTCCTTACCATCGGCACCACTCGGATTATCTTCTGCTCATGGGCCTCCTGGTTTGGCTGCTGCAGTTCTTTCTATTCCTGCTGTTACAGGTCCATCTATAGATCCTGTTGGTGTTCCCAGTGAATGTTTGTTGCTGAAGAACATGTTTGACACACAATCTGAG GCTGAGACAAACTTTGATCTGGATGTAAAGGAAGACGTGCAGGATGAATGttcaaagtttggaaaattaaaGCATATTTATGTAGACAA GGATTCTGCTGGATGTGTATTCCTGAGGTTCGAAAATACTCAATCTTCAACTGCTGCACAACGAGCACTCCACGGTAGATGGTTTGCTGGAAAGATGATCACCGCCTCATTTATG GTTCCACATGATTACGAGGCTAAATTCCCTGATAACAGCTAG
- the LOC140809072 gene encoding uncharacterized protein — translation MRDLHRDYGVEIGYRKVWKGKEIAMHDLHGSEKVCYNRLRWYCQAVRETNPGSVAEFGFSTGCRLIFLDGTHIKNKYKGSMLLAVTKDANDDVFTLAYSVIDAENDSNWELFCYHLRCHMNNILESMPLAIAFIHKSEPESWDNALFRGNRWGVINNNIAECWNNWVKPACCLRVVSMVDHIRVERMNMMHRRCEATLGMVKELSPAKEKAVMRTYIESRTLRVHRSCGWKFEVVDGDKTCAVDLNEWTCSCRTWQIHMLPCKHACATIESKSMSVYAFCDNFFKTDMYRQTYKCIINPIPIFDMYEFNGDEGYVINAPDVRSQPGHRRTQRIPSQIQSCLSKCSHCRVRGHNRRSCKEAIN, via the exons ATGAGGGATTTACATAGGGACTATGGAGTAGAGATAGGTTATCGCAAGGTGTGGAAGGGAAAGGAAATAGCGATGCATGATCTTCACGGTTCAGAAAAGGTTTGCTACAATAGATTGAGATGGTATTGTCAAGCTGTTAGAGAAACAAATCCTGGCAGTGTTGCTGAAT TTGGTTTTTCTACTGGTTGTAGACTGATATTTTTGGATGGAACtcacataaaaaataaatacaaaggAAGCATGCTACTTGCTGTGACGAAGGATGCCAATGACGATGTTTTCACTTTAGCATATTCTGTAATAGATGCGGAGAATGATTCTAATTGGGAATTGTTTTGTTATCACTTGAGATGT CACATGAATAATATCTTGGAGTCAATGCCACTTGCAATAGCATTTATTCATAAGTCTGAGCCTGAAAGCTGGGATAATGCTTTGTTTCGTGGAAATCGTTGGGGTGTTATAAATAATAACATCGCTGAATGTTGGAATAATTGGGTTAAACCAGCTTGTTGTCTCCGTGTTGTTTCTATGGTTGACCATATACGTGTGGAAAGAATGAATATGATGCACCGACGATGCGAAGCAACATTAGGCATGGTGAAAGAATTAAGCCCAGCAAAGGAGAAGGCTGTTATGAGAACATACATTGAATCTCGCACCTTGAGAGTGCACCGTTCATGTGGTTGGAAGTTTGAAGTAGTTGATGGTGATAAAACATGTGCTGTTGATTTGAATGAATGGACTTGTTCATGTAGAACCTGGCAGATCCATATGCTTCCTTGCAAACATGCTTGTGCTaccatagaatcgaagtcaatgTCGGTATACGCCTTCTGTGATAATTTTTTCAAAACTGATATGTATCGTCAAACATACAAGTGCATTATTAATCCCATACCGATATTTGACATGTATGAGTTTAATGGCGATGAAGGATATGTAATCAATGCTCCTGATGTGCGTAGTCAGCCAGGGCATAGAAGGACTCAAAGAATACCATCCCAAATTCAATCATGTCTGTCAAAGTGTAGTCATTGTCGTGTACGAGGACACAACCGAAGAAGCTGCAAAGAAGCTATAAACTAG
- the LOC140809073 gene encoding uncharacterized protein, with amino-acid sequence MSKRSITDYFIQKNNEQLSKTPNDHLPSSSRSTLKTKKLKPDNEVALDPLEGNNPYYERDPGKRIGYGNIHKKFTVEGFKNWKRVNCKTCPLKRHEGDCNSLHSTAMQKWEGLKNVSQHIDRRMNKQSENIVKQNRLFIRTSIRAVRWLALQGCAFRGHDESVDSHNRGNFLDLVKFQGELCKEIDDIILDKASKNANKIRDEVGDAKFCILVDEAIDESRRSQMAIVLRYVDCDGFVRERFFEVIGVDDTNSLTLKTHICSILTQHKLLIENMRGQGYDGARNMRGEWNGLQKNHFTVEEYYHFHVFNVVIDKQLMELNTRFTEKSIELFTLCEALNLCDGFKSFSESAIYSLIDKFYPNDFSKDDMKHLKTQLDHYKLDVFEDPRFKDVDSLPKLCRLLVETENTRIYFIIDRLIRLVLTLPVSTATTERAFSGMKLLKTPLRNKMEHEYLNNAMVLYIEREIAHDIDTDYIIDRFDLLKNRRLQLK; translated from the exons atgtcaaaacgaAGCATTACCGATTATTTCATCCAGAAAAACAATGAGCAGTTATCAAAAACTCCAAATGATCATCTACCGTCAAGTTCAAGATCTACATTGAAAACCAAAAAACTGAAACCTGACAATGAAGTTGCTCTCGATCCATTGGAAGGAAATAATCCATATTATGAGCGTGATCCTGGGAAACGAATTGGATATGGGAATATCCAT AAGAAATTTACGGTTGAAGGATTTAAGAATTGGAAAAGAGTGAATTGCAAAACATGTCCACTGAAAAGACATGAAGGAGATTGCAATTCATTACATAGTACTGCTATGCAAAAATGGGAGGGCTTGAAAAATGTATCTCAACATATCGATAGAAGGATGAATAAACAATCTGAGAATATTGTAAAGCAAAACAGATTGTTTATAAGGACATCGATTAGAGCTGTAAGATGGCTAGCATTACAAGGGTGTGCATTTAGAGGACATGATGAGTCTGTAGATTCTCATAATCGTGGAAATTTTCTTGACCtcgtcaaatttcaaggagaaTTGTGcaaagaaattgatgatattaTCTTAGATAAAGCATCTAAAAATGCCAA TAAAATCCGTGATGAAGTAGGGGATGCTAAATTCTGTATTCTTGTTGATGAAGCAATTGATGAATCTCGTAGATCACAAATGGCTATTGTTTTGCGATACGTAGATTGTGATGGGTTTGTTAGGGAGAGATTTTTTGAAGTTATTGGTGTTGATGATACTAATTCTTTGACTTTGAAAACACATATATGTAGTATCTTGACACAACACAAGCTTTTGATTGAAAATATGCGAGGTCAAGGATACGATGGTGCTAGAAACATGCGGGGAGAATGGAATGGATTACAA aaaaatcattttACAGTGGAAGAATACTATCATTTTCATGTATTCAATGTTGTGATTGACAAACAGCTGATGGAGTTGAATACACGATTTACTGAAAAATCAATAGAGCTTTTCACTCTCTGTGAAGCCTTGAATCTATGTGATGGCTTCAAATCATTCTCTGAAAGTGCTATTTATTCTTTAATTGATAAATTTTATCCCAATGATTTTTCCAAAGATGACATGAAACATTTGAAGACTCAATTGGATCATTACAAGcttgatgtgtttgaggatccGAGGTTTAAAGATGTTGATTCTCTTCCTAAATTATGCCGACTACTAGTTGAAACAGAGAATACGaggatttatttcattattgaTAGACTGATTCGTTTGGTCTTGACTCTTCCAGTTTCTACTGCTACAACTGAGCGAGCATTTTCAGGGATGAAACTTCTCAAGACACCACTTCGCAACAAAATGGAGCATGAATATTTAAACAATGCAATGGTTTTGTATATTGAGAGAGAGATTGCTCATGACATTGACACAGATTACATAATTGATAGATTTGATCTTTTGAAAAATCGAAGGTTGCAACTAAAGTAG